One window of the Eucalyptus grandis isolate ANBG69807.140 chromosome 6, ASM1654582v1, whole genome shotgun sequence genome contains the following:
- the LOC104449187 gene encoding uncharacterized protein LOC104449187 gives MALAFTNLSWWLSSGKHKEPGRPNGSSGNSVSDAGMESDNLKFPLAKSSAVSSSRNVKRKWRSREERKIDREYDIVLVPPDGGCISGSESDDLEWSIGWLEPHGPGFQSDDDSDNSFAVLVPCYGKVPDYLIEDSDSKIVGAVAHITEIYPVESEKYMEQWLVTLQSS, from the exons ATGGCTTTGGCATTCACCAATCTCTCGTGGTGGTTGTCGAGTGGGAAGCACAAGGAGCCAGGGAGACCAAATGGGTCTTCTGGGAATTCCGTGTCTGATGCGGGCATGGAATCTGATAATCTTAAATTTCCTTTGGCAAAGAGTAGTGCCGTCTCCTCATCAAGAAATGTCAAGAGAAAATGGCGCAGTCGGGAGGAACGAAAGATTGACAGAGAGTATGATATTGTTCTGGTGCCTCCTGATGGGGGTTGCATTTCAGGCTCTGAATCTGATGACTTAGAATGGTCAATTGGATGGCTTGAGCCTCATGGGCCTGGATTCCAGAGTGACGATGACTCTGATAACAGTTTCGCTGTGTTGGTTCCGTGCTATGGGAAGGTGCCTGACTATCTGATAGAGGATTCAGATAGCAAGATTGTGGGTGCTGTTGCGCACATTACTGAGATTTATCCTGTTG agAGCGAGAAGTATATGGAACAGTGGCTGGTTACCCTCCAAAGCAGTTGA
- the LOC104449186 gene encoding LOW QUALITY PROTEIN: argininosuccinate lyase, chloroplastic (The sequence of the model RefSeq protein was modified relative to this genomic sequence to represent the inferred CDS: inserted 3 bases in 2 codons; deleted 1 base in 1 codon), translated as MSGAAAAAADENPSSKEAKLWGGRFEESVTETVERFTESISFDKELYRQDIXGSKAHASMLAKQGLMDDSDRDKILEGLSEIERLIENGEFKWRADREDVHMNIEAALTDMIGEPAKKLHTARSRNDQVQTDFRLWCRDAIDRIIPYIAHLQVALVTLALKNEGLIVPGYTHMQRAQPVLLQHHLLAYVEQLERDIGRLVDCRARLNFCPLGACALAGTGLPIDRFMTADKLGFSAPMRNSIDAVSDRDFVMEFLSANSIIAVHLSRLGEEWVLWASEEFGFITPSDSVSTGSSIMPQKKNPDPMELVRGKSARVIGDLVTLLTLCKGLPPSYNRDLQEDKEPVFDSVKTIVGMLEVSAEFAHNITYNKERIYRALPAGHLDATTLADYLVKKGVPFRTSHDIVGRSVAFCXSQNCQLKDLSLDELRSISPAFDKDVYEYLGVENAVKNFLSYGSTGLECVASQVDYWVRKLNI; from the exons ATGagcggcgccgccgccgccgcggcggaCGAGAACCCTAGCTCCAAGGAGGCGAAGCTGTGGGGGGGCCGGTTCGAGGAGAGCGTGACGGAGACGGTCGAGAGGTTCACTGAGTCCATCTCGTTCGACAAGGAGCTGTACAGGCAGGACA AGGGAAGCAAGGCGCATGCGTCTATGCTGGCCAAACAG GGACTGATGGATGACAGTGACAGAGATAAAATCTTGGAAGGACTGAGTGAGATTGAGAGACTGATTGAAAATGGAGAGTTTAAGTGGAGGGCTGATAGAGAAGATGTGCACATGAACATTGAAGCAGCACTAACTGATATGATTGGCGAGCCAGCGAAGAAGCTCCATACAGCTCGAAGCCGGAATGATCAAGTTCAGACCGATTTTCGTCTGTGGTGTCGTGATGCTATTGATAGGATCATTCCATATATTGCACATCTTCAGGTGGCTTTGGTGACCTTAGCTTTAAAGAACGAGGGTTTAATTGTTCCGGGATACACACATATGCAGAGGGCCCAACCAGTTTTGTTGCAACATCACCTCTTAGCATATGTTGAGCAG CTTGAGCGTGATATTGGTCGTTTAGTAGACTGCAGAGCCAGGCTCAACTTCTGCCCTCTTGGGGCATGTGCTTTGGCTGGAACTGGCCTTCCAATTGACAGATTTATGACTGCTGACAAGCTAGGGTTCTCAGCTCCTATGCGTAATAG TATTGATGCAGTGTCGGACAGAGATTTTGTTATGGAGTTTTTGTCAGCCAATTCTATAATAGCTGTGCATCTTTCGCGGCTTGGTGAAGAGTGGGTTTTGTGGGCATCAGAGGAGTTCGGCTTTATTACACCAAGCGACTCTGTTTCCACTGGAAGTAGCATAATGcctcaaaagaaaaatcctgaTCCAATGGAACTTGTCCGTGGGAAGTCAGCCAGAGTCATAGGAGACCTTGTTACCCTCCTGACCTTGTGTAAGGGCCTTCCTCCATCTTACAATCGTGATCTGCAG GAGGACAAGGAACCTGTATTTGATAGTGTAAAGACAATTGTGGGAATGCTTGAAGTCTCAGCAGAGTTCGCTCATAATATTACCTATAATAAGGAGCGTATATACAGGGCTTTGCCGGCTGGCCACCTTGATGCCACAACACTTGCTGATTACCTCGTAAAAAAA GGCGTCCCTTTCCGAACCTCTCATGATATTGTTGGAAGATCAGTAGCATTTTG GTCTCAGAACTGCCAGCTTAAGGATCTCAGTCTGGATGAACTACGGAGCATCAGCCCAGCGTTTGATAAGGACGTGTATGAGTACCTTGGCGTTGAGAATGCGGTCAAGAACTTTTTG TCGTATGGATCGACGGGATTGGAATGTGTTGCAAGTCAGGTGGACTACTGGGTTAGGAAGCTCAATATTTAA
- the LOC104449164 gene encoding LOW QUALITY PROTEIN: cyclin-D4-1 (The sequence of the model RefSeq protein was modified relative to this genomic sequence to represent the inferred CDS: inserted 1 base in 1 codon), which translates to MAPSFDRAVSSLLCVEDDTSVFGENDGDGAAXEGVEATWRRRGRGQDGCFEGREELVPMQSEECLAVLLEKECRHLPGLDYLTRLRNGDLDVAVRAEAMDWMGKVHAHFSFGPLSAYLSINYLDRFLSTYDLPKGKPWMTQLLAVACLSLAAKMEETEVPLSLDLQAGESKFVFEARTIQRMELLVLSTLSWRMQAVTPFSYLDHFLRKINGGNLPLRTLISRSVQLVLSIAKGIDFVEFRPSEVAAAVAISIARENQFMDIEEATSFLPQPVRKERVLRCIELISDMALSVAFPKSGTSVSSVPQSPIGVLDAACLSYKTDETAIGSCANSSHSSPDPKRRRT; encoded by the exons ATGGCACCCAGCTTCGACCGCGCGGTTTCCAGCCTCCTCTGCGTCGAGGACGACACCAGCGTCTTCGGCGAGAACGACGGCGATGGGGCCG GGGAGGGCGTCGAGGCCACGTGGCGCCGCCGGGGGCGTGGTCAAGACGGGTGCTTTGAGGGTAGGGAGGAGCTGGTGCCGATGCAGAGCGAGGAGTGCCTGGCCGTGTTGCTGGAGAAGGAGTGCCGGCATTTGCCCGGATTGGATTACTTGACCCGATTGAGAAATGGGGATTTGGACGTGGCGGTTAGAGCCGAGGCTATGGATTGGATGGGCAAg GTTCATGCCCATTTCAGCTTTGGACCGCTCTCTGCATATCTATCAATCAACTACTTGGATAGGTTCCTCTCGACCTATGATTTGCCT AAAGGCAAACCTTGGATGACACAGTTATTGGCTGTGGCATGCTTATCTCTAGCAGCCAAAATGGAGGAAACTGAAGTGCCTCTTTCTCTAGATTTACAG GCTGGTGAATCTAAGTTTGTGTTTGAAGCCAGAACAATTCAGAGAATGGAACTCCTAGTTTTGAGTACATTGAGCTGGAGAATGCAAGCCGTGACCCCTTTCTCCTATTTGGATCATTTCCTTCGCAAAATCAATGGTGGAAACTTGCCTCTCCGAACATTGATTTCACGATCGGTCCAACTTGTTTTGAGCATCGCCAAAg GGATTGATTTCGTAGAGTTCAGGCCTTCCGAAGTTGCAGCAGCTGTTGCGATATCCATTGCGAGAGAGAACCAATTTATGGACATTGAGGAGGCAACTTCTTTTCTCCCTCAACCTGTGAGAAAG GAGAGGGTCCTGAGGTGCATCGAGCTAATTTCAGACATGGCATTGAGTGTTGCATTCCCCAAAAGTGGTACTTCAGTTTCCTCTGTGCCTCAGAGTCCAATCGGGGTACTGGATGCTGCTTGCCTGAGCTATAAAACCGATGAAACCGCAATTGGGTCGTGTGCAAATTCCTCACATAGCAGCCCGGACCCTAAAAGGAGGAGGACATAG